The Desulfovibrio litoralis DSM 11393 genome includes a window with the following:
- a CDS encoding SPFH domain-containing protein, with amino-acid sequence MTIKGIGVVLAVVFILFFSFSQVFFIIPEGQLAVKSEPFSSNNKKSVLYPGLHFSLPVFHKILLLDNRILSSGVYSQIIKSSDGYEIAISTQLDWAVSNPVLFVNNFNKIDDGKKYINIEVNNFLSQKLKLLTKEQLIASGFSDSISYILGQSHSHLNSLGITLVDIRLQNISYSIIDQKNIVNDMHNEYQTLMASNQKKLNTEVAEIQQKASLEHQLIWKQVKDQVRLKETLTVLEISEALAKSTDDQKKIYEFIKILDLYKNILSNRSVELNLNNSGLLSFLEEKLLNSILHN; translated from the coding sequence TTGACGATAAAAGGCATTGGTGTTGTTTTAGCCGTTGTGTTTATCTTATTTTTTTCCTTTTCTCAGGTCTTTTTTATTATCCCGGAAGGACAGTTGGCTGTAAAAAGTGAACCTTTTTCAAGTAATAATAAAAAAAGTGTTTTATATCCGGGCTTGCATTTTTCTTTACCTGTTTTTCATAAAATACTTCTGTTGGATAATCGCATATTGTCTTCCGGCGTATATTCTCAAATTATTAAAAGTTCAGACGGATATGAGATTGCGATCAGCACTCAACTTGACTGGGCTGTGAGTAATCCTGTTTTGTTTGTTAATAATTTTAACAAGATAGACGATGGAAAAAAATATATTAATATTGAAGTAAATAATTTTTTATCTCAAAAATTAAAGCTATTAACTAAAGAACAGCTAATCGCCAGCGGTTTTTCAGATTCTATTTCTTATATTTTAGGTCAATCTCATTCTCATCTTAATTCTCTTGGTATCACTTTGGTCGATATACGTCTTCAAAATATCTCCTACTCTATTATAGACCAAAAAAATATAGTTAATGATATGCACAATGAATATCAAACATTGATGGCTTCTAACCAAAAGAAGCTAAATACGGAGGTGGCTGAAATTCAGCAAAAAGCTTCACTAGAGCATCAGCTTATTTGGAAGCAAGTTAAAGACCAAGTACGTCTTAAAGAAACTTTAACTGTATTGGAAATAAGTGAAGCTTTAGCAAAAAGCACGGACGACCAAAAAAAAATATATGAATTTATAAAAATTTTAGATTTATATAAAAATATTTTGTCCAATCGTTCCGTAGAATTAAATCTAAATAACAGTGGTCTGTTATCATTTTTAGAAGAAAAGTTATTAAACAGCATCTTGCATAATTAG
- a CDS encoding amino acid ABC transporter permease, with protein MTSWLWNWFTLELPEYLLIKQADGTFKLGVLGVGLFNTLKVSFFASFLAFLVGALITFGRFSGLKFLVMYLNSYVSLVRNLPPLVFLLVLHFFFSIHFLPSLSEFKVLSWLNLEHTQNLNFISAVLALSLYEAAYISEILRGAMSAVSPGQWQGAYSLGLGRFTCLRKIILPQAFRYSLPSLSGQLISLVKDSSILSIISIQELSFQATERMASSHKVSELWLGVAFLYLIVNLTLSFISKRLERSFKWQI; from the coding sequence TTGACATCTTGGTTGTGGAATTGGTTTACTCTCGAACTGCCCGAATATCTATTAATCAAACAGGCGGACGGAACTTTTAAACTTGGCGTTTTGGGCGTTGGTTTGTTTAATACTTTAAAAGTTAGTTTTTTTGCGAGTTTTTTGGCTTTTTTAGTCGGGGCTTTGATTACTTTTGGACGTTTTTCCGGGTTAAAGTTTTTGGTTATGTATCTTAATAGCTATGTAAGCTTGGTGCGTAACTTGCCGCCTTTGGTTTTTCTTCTTGTGTTACATTTTTTTTTCAGCATACATTTTTTGCCGAGTTTGTCGGAATTTAAAGTTTTGTCTTGGTTAAATTTAGAACATACACAAAACCTTAATTTTATATCGGCGGTTTTAGCTTTAAGTTTGTATGAAGCGGCGTATATTTCTGAAATTTTACGAGGGGCTATGTCCGCCGTTTCTCCCGGACAATGGCAAGGGGCTTATTCTCTTGGTTTAGGGCGTTTTACTTGTTTAAGAAAAATAATTTTACCTCAGGCTTTTCGTTATTCTCTACCTTCATTGAGCGGACAACTTATTTCTTTGGTAAAAGATTCATCAATTTTATCAATTATTTCCATTCAAGAATTAAGCTTTCAGGCAACAGAACGTATGGCATCAAGCCATAAGGTTTCTGAACTTTGGCTTGGTGTTGCTTTTTTATATTTAATTGTTAATCTAACTCTTTCTTTTATTTCTAAACGGTTAGAGCGTAGTTTTAAGTGGCAAATATAA
- a CDS encoding transporter substrate-binding domain-containing protein, whose protein sequence is MLKKIFPVVLMPVLVVLLFNLVVFSRANAETKSDSMIENALERESLKVGFSTFVPWAMQDKNGEFIGFEVDVARKLAADLGVKLELVPVKWAGILPALLTGQFDIIIGGMSVTTERNLKVNFTVPYDFAGLSLVAHKAKAENLKTLNDFNKAECLIAARTGTSAAFSIKLALPKAKLLLFDEEAQAVQELLNGRVHAFVSGEPLPSAMVLEYPDKLFIPENAEIFAKEPVAFAIRKNDFDSLNVLDNWVRRQESLGWLAERRHYWFKTDEWKDKIK, encoded by the coding sequence ATGTTAAAAAAAATATTTCCTGTTGTGCTGATGCCTGTTTTGGTTGTTTTATTGTTTAACTTGGTTGTTTTTTCAAGGGCTAACGCAGAAACAAAATCAGACTCCATGATAGAAAATGCTCTTGAAAGAGAGTCGTTAAAAGTTGGTTTTTCCACTTTTGTACCTTGGGCGATGCAAGATAAAAATGGCGAATTTATTGGCTTTGAGGTTGATGTTGCTCGTAAGTTGGCAGCAGACCTTGGGGTAAAACTTGAACTTGTACCTGTTAAATGGGCGGGAATTTTACCGGCTTTATTAACGGGACAATTTGATATTATTATTGGTGGAATGAGCGTTACAACCGAGCGTAATTTAAAAGTAAATTTTACTGTTCCCTATGATTTCGCAGGGCTTTCTTTAGTTGCCCACAAAGCAAAAGCAGAAAATTTAAAAACATTAAACGATTTTAATAAGGCGGAGTGTTTGATTGCCGCCAGAACCGGAACAAGTGCGGCATTTAGTATAAAGTTGGCATTGCCCAAGGCAAAGCTTCTTTTATTTGACGAAGAAGCTCAGGCGGTTCAAGAACTTTTAAACGGAAGGGTACACGCCTTTGTTTCGGGTGAACCTTTGCCGTCTGCTATGGTTTTGGAATATCCCGATAAACTTTTTATTCCTGAAAACGCAGAAATTTTTGCCAAAGAGCCGGTTGCTTTCGCTATTCGCAAAAATGATTTTGATTCGTTAAACGTTTTAGATAACTGGGTGCGTCGCCAAGAGTCTTTGGGCTGGTTAGCCGAACGCAGACATTATTGGTTTAAAACTGATGAGTGGAAAGATAAAATTAAATAA
- a CDS encoding aminotransferase class I/II-fold pyridoxal phosphate-dependent enzyme, translated as MNKVVLPLHGGEALSLVAKRGFSLNELLDFSSNTFFSVRDLTQTLASKTEVELGHYPDPENFFLSSALAYYESVAFENILATNGSSELIHLIFLALKPKKVLLIGPVFSEYPRACEIFGVDFEVYTPPEEQAFDFLADDLKHIKERSFDLMIFCSPNNPAGATYLTVSELIEQANAKYVLWDASYKDFLYGESSFELYSKIIQDSVLNKKLLCLCSLTKFFACPGIRLGYLIAHSELVGRLRKVQNFWAIGSHAATIGQVLIENVALYRSYLDELKILKKKFHKTLLETEAFDNLLSGPSFITAKLKSRKSFSINTGSYSFFVKEKFLEKGIILRCCDNILGMPPGYLRMQVRDEQSIQRLKQAFLDYLSDIC; from the coding sequence ATGAATAAAGTTGTTCTTCCCTTACATGGTGGCGAGGCGTTGTCTCTTGTTGCCAAACGTGGTTTTTCTCTTAATGAGCTTTTAGATTTTAGCTCGAATACTTTTTTTTCCGTGCGTGATTTAACGCAAACGCTAGCAAGTAAAACAGAGGTTGAACTTGGTCATTACCCTGATCCGGAAAATTTTTTCTTGTCCTCTGCCTTAGCTTATTATGAGTCGGTTGCGTTTGAAAATATTTTAGCAACTAACGGTTCATCAGAACTTATCCATTTAATTTTCTTAGCTCTTAAGCCGAAAAAAGTTTTGTTAATCGGCCCAGTTTTTAGCGAATATCCCAGAGCGTGTGAAATCTTTGGAGTGGATTTTGAGGTTTATACTCCGCCAGAGGAACAAGCTTTTGATTTTCTTGCTGATGACTTAAAACATATAAAAGAGCGTTCGTTTGATTTAATGATTTTTTGTTCTCCGAATAATCCCGCCGGAGCAACATATTTAACGGTTTCTGAATTAATCGAACAAGCAAACGCCAAATATGTATTATGGGACGCAAGTTATAAAGATTTTTTATACGGCGAGAGTTCGTTTGAACTTTATTCAAAAATAATACAAGACTCTGTTTTAAATAAAAAACTTTTATGTTTATGTAGCTTGACCAAGTTTTTTGCTTGTCCCGGAATACGCCTTGGTTATTTGATTGCACATTCTGAATTGGTGGGGCGTTTAAGAAAAGTGCAAAATTTTTGGGCGATTGGGTCTCATGCCGCAACGATAGGACAGGTTTTAATTGAAAATGTTGCGTTGTATCGAAGCTATTTAGATGAATTAAAAATATTGAAAAAAAAATTTCATAAAACTTTATTGGAAACCGAAGCCTTTGACAACTTGTTATCAGGTCCATCGTTTATTACGGCAAAGCTTAAAAGTAGGAAGTCTTTCTCTATTAATACAGGTAGTTATAGTTTTTTTGTGAAGGAAAAATTCTTAGAAAAGGGAATTATTTTAAGGTGTTGCGATAATATATTAGGTATGCCCCCGGGATATTTGCGTATGCAGGTTAGAGACGAGCAATCTATACAACGCTTAAAACAGGCGTTTTTGGACTATCTATCTGATATTTGTTAG
- a CDS encoding SPFH domain-containing protein → MTWDWDKLQEKKERQNKSSKEINNSFDEDSSEFNWLNNVGVGLQKHRYRFLFFIIFGILFSWGLSGFYKVKPDYVGLVLRFGQFNRQVSGGGFHYHLPYPIENVVLLNIKEKISTKETDALYPTKDGRIFGVRALAEYKISEPEKYLFRTTDHMQRLKSMTDAVLLNFIRSNTLEYLISLSKDKVEASVKQELERLLKKSDVGLVVSSVHISWFGLPKELEGVRRELHTALENSKTVLDKTRSEAFELVNSGKQKAATILNSADLKQRDARIRFEANMNRVNTLLPFYIKNKQLLLKNLFIEEMQGVLTPFDESKMFSPDIKQESMSIENGVSRNDITKTVNANKFVNATLKNLGENATRKEK, encoded by the coding sequence ATGACATGGGACTGGGATAAACTACAAGAAAAAAAAGAACGCCAAAATAAAAGTTCAAAAGAAATCAATAACTCATTTGACGAAGATTCATCGGAGTTTAATTGGTTAAATAATGTTGGTGTTGGCTTGCAAAAACACCGATATAGATTTTTGTTTTTTATTATTTTTGGTATTTTATTTTCTTGGGGGTTAAGCGGGTTTTATAAGGTAAAGCCCGATTATGTCGGTTTAGTCTTGCGGTTTGGGCAGTTTAATAGACAGGTAAGCGGTGGTGGGTTTCATTATCATTTACCATATCCTATTGAAAATGTTGTATTGTTGAATATTAAAGAAAAAATATCAACAAAAGAAACAGATGCATTATACCCGACTAAAGATGGACGAATTTTTGGTGTTAGAGCCTTAGCCGAGTATAAAATCAGCGAGCCTGAAAAGTATCTTTTTAGAACAACTGATCATATGCAACGCTTAAAAAGCATGACCGATGCGGTCTTGTTAAATTTTATACGTAGTAATACCCTTGAATATTTGATTTCTTTGTCAAAAGATAAAGTTGAAGCAAGTGTGAAACAAGAACTTGAACGCCTTTTGAAAAAAAGTGATGTTGGGTTAGTGGTTTCCTCGGTTCATATATCTTGGTTTGGTCTACCAAAAGAGCTTGAAGGAGTTCGAAGAGAACTTCATACAGCTTTGGAAAACAGTAAAACCGTACTGGATAAAACACGCAGTGAAGCTTTCGAACTTGTTAATTCGGGAAAGCAAAAAGCGGCAACAATATTAAATAGTGCAGACTTAAAACAACGTGATGCACGAATAAGATTTGAAGCAAATATGAACAGGGTTAATACGCTGTTACCTTTTTATATAAAAAATAAGCAATTATTATTGAAAAATTTGTTTATAGAAGAAATGCAAGGGGTTTTGACTCCATTTGATGAAAGTAAAATGTTTTCACCAGATATAAAACAAGAGAGCATGAGCATAGAGAACGGTGTTTCTCGAAATGATATTACAAAGACTGTTAATGCTAACAAATTTGTAAATGCAACTTTGAAAAACCTTGGTGAAAACGCTACTAGAAAGGAGAAATAA